A genomic stretch from Thermomonospora umbrina includes:
- a CDS encoding cytochrome P450 translates to MQWFDPPGYPSFWAVTRHADVKAVSADPALFSSRTRVTLAPLHARPVEESFAGVTGRASRTLLSTDPPEHRDYRNLALPYFRPKVLRALEERVREISRELLDQAPERLDFITDVAAWHPLRMISEIIGLSREHEGLVLRLTNEFVGIADTEFARDSRAEFAGYLRRLIADRRAAPTDDLVGVLANARLNGEPLSDLDTLLYLLIIVIAGHDTTRSALGGGLLALLRHPEQLALLRERPELCGAAADEIVRWTSPVVHFVRKATADCELGGREIRAGDRLALFYPSANRDEEVFEDPFDFRVDRDPNPHLGWGFGEHYCLGARLAHMEIRVMLEELIPRLRSVDLAGEPSWMGSGIICGLKHLPIRWTLDR, encoded by the coding sequence GGTTCGATCCCCCCGGATATCCGTCCTTCTGGGCGGTCACCCGGCACGCCGACGTGAAGGCGGTCTCCGCCGATCCGGCGCTGTTCAGCTCACGGACCCGGGTGACGCTCGCCCCTTTGCACGCCCGGCCGGTCGAGGAGTCGTTCGCCGGGGTGACCGGGCGGGCCTCGCGGACGTTGCTCAGCACCGATCCGCCGGAACACCGCGACTACCGCAATCTGGCCCTGCCGTATTTCCGCCCCAAGGTGCTGCGCGCCCTGGAGGAGCGGGTCAGGGAGATCTCCCGGGAACTGCTCGACCAGGCCCCCGAGCGGCTGGACTTCATCACCGACGTGGCCGCCTGGCACCCGCTCCGGATGATCAGTGAGATCATCGGCCTGTCCCGCGAGCACGAGGGGCTGGTGCTGCGGCTGACCAACGAGTTCGTGGGCATCGCCGACACCGAGTTCGCCCGCGACTCGCGCGCCGAGTTCGCCGGCTACCTCCGGCGGTTGATCGCCGACCGCCGCGCCGCCCCGACCGACGACCTCGTCGGCGTGCTGGCCAACGCCCGGCTGAACGGCGAGCCGCTGTCCGACCTGGACACCCTGCTCTACCTGCTGATCATCGTGATCGCCGGCCACGACACCACCCGCAGCGCGCTGGGCGGCGGCCTGCTGGCCCTGCTCCGGCACCCCGAGCAGCTCGCGCTGCTGCGCGAGCGACCGGAGCTGTGCGGCGCCGCCGCCGACGAGATCGTCCGCTGGACCTCGCCGGTCGTCCACTTCGTCCGCAAGGCCACCGCCGACTGCGAGCTGGGCGGCCGGGAGATCCGGGCGGGCGACCGGCTGGCGCTGTTCTACCCCTCGGCCAACCGCGACGAGGAGGTCTTCGAGGACCCCTTCGACTTCCGCGTCGACCGCGACCCCAACCCGCACCTCGGCTGGGGCTTCGGCGAGCACTACTGCCTGGGGGCCCGGCTGGCGCACATGGAGATCCGGGTGATGCTGGAGGAGCTGATCCCGCGCCTGCGCTCGGTCGACCTGGCCGGCGAGCCCTCGTGGATGGGCAGCGGCATCATCTGCGGCCTCAAGCACCTGCCGATCCGCTGGACGCTGGATCGATGA